In Comamonas koreensis, the genomic stretch GACCGCGATGAGCTTCCAGGCCGACTATGTGGCCGTCAGCTTTCCCAAGACCGCCACCGACATGGAAATGGCGCGCCAGCTGTGCATGGTGGCGGCGGCCGAGTACCGCCACCGCCCCGGCCTGATTGCCAAGATCGAGCGCGCCGAAGCCATTCCGCACCTCGAAGACATCCTGCGCGTGTCTGACGGCATCATGGTCGCGCGTGGCGACCTGGCCGTCGAAGTGGGCCATGCGGCCGTGCCGGCACTGCAAAAGAAGATGATCCGCATGGCGCGCGAGATGGACAAGGTCGTCATTACTGCCACGCAGATGATGGAGAGCATGATCACCAACCCGGTGCCCACCCGCGCCGAGGTGAGCGACGTGGCCAATGCGGTGCTCGACGGCACCGATGCGGTGATGCTGAGCGCCGAGACCGCCGCTGGCAAGTTCCCGCTCGAGACCGTGCTGGAGATGGTCGACATCTGCGCGCAGGCCGAGGCTTCGGCCGACTGGGATGTGGACACCGACTTTGTCGGCAAGACCTTCCAGCGCATCGACCAGAGCATTGCGCTGGGCGCGCTGTTCACCGCCACCCACCTGGGCGCCAAGGCCCTGGTGGCGATGACGGACAGCGGCTCGACGGCGCTGTGGATGAGCCGCCACCGCACCCAGATCCCCATCTACGCGCTGACGCCCAAGGTGGCCACGCAGCGCAAGATGGCGCTGTACCGCAATGTGCGCCCCTTGCTGATGGACACCAGCGCCGACCGCGACACCGCGCTGGCCCAGGCTGAGGTGCACCTGAAGGCGCGCGACATTGTGCAAAGCGGCGATATCTATGCGATCACCTGCGGCGAGCCGATGGGCTCGCCCGGCGGCACCAATATGATGAAGATCAGCCGCGTGGTGTAACGCACAACGCTCTTGCACCGACACACCAGGGGCGCTCGCGAGCGCCCCTTTTTTGCAGCTGTAGATCCGTCCAATTTTGTGCGGATTTTAGACTGCAGCGATACTATGGCGCTCAGCGAGCCTGCCTGCACGTCCGTGCGGATCAAAGGACTGCGCTGAATCCATTCGAAGCCAGGCGGTTTTGCTCCCGAGACAGGGGCATACCGGCATTTACAATCCTGGCCTTCGATCACCTAGCCAAGCTGCTGCGATAAGAATTCACAACACGCACGCACCGAGCAGCCCAGCCAAGCCCTTGTTGTTGAGCAGCACAGCGCCGCTGTGCCTGCCTGTTTTTTTGGAAGAGGGAATCTATGTCGCAACGACTAGTACGCCGTTCGGTGTTGGGGATGGCCTTGGGCCTGGGTTTGGGCGCAGTCGCGGGTGTGGCTGCACCGGCATTTGCACAGACGGCGGCCGCCAAGGCCAGCAAGCTGGACGCCCGTGCGGTGGCGGTGGGCTACAGCGAATTGGTCTACGCCAACTACAGCGACAGCCTCGCATCGGCACGCGACATGCAAAAGGCCATCGCCGCCTTGCTCGCGGCCCCCTCCAAGGAGACGCTGGAAGCCGCGCGCAAAAGCTGGCTCGACGCGCGTGAGTTCTACGGCCAGACGGAAGCCTTCCGCTTCTACGGCGGCCCGATCGACGACGAGAACGGCCCCGAAGGCCAGATCAATGCCTGGCCGATGGACGAGTCCTATGTGGACTATGTCGAGGGCAAGTCCAATTCCGGCTTTATCAACGACCCCAAGTTCAAGATCACCAAGGCCAACCTGGCCAAGCAAAACGAGCGCGGTGGCGAGGAAAACATTGCCACTGGCTGGCATGCGATCGAGTTCCTGCTCTGGGGCCAGGACCTGTCCGACACCGGCCCTGGCGAGCGCTCGTTTGAAGACTATGTGGATGGCAAGCGCGCCAACGCCGACCGCCGCCGGCTCTACCTGAAGGTCGTGACCGAGCTGCTGATCGACGACCTGGCAGGCGTCACCAAGGCCTGGGCACCGGGCCAGAAGAACTACCGCGCCCAGTTCGACAAGGGTGGTGTGGAATCGGTGCGCAAGATCATCATCGGCCTGGGTTCGCTCTCGCGCGGCGAGCTGGCCGGCGAGCGCATGGAAGTGCCGCTGAACTCGCAGGACCAGGAAGACGAGCATTCCTGCTTCTCCGACAACACCCACCGCGACATGGTCGCCAATGCCACTGGCATCCAGAACGTCTGGCTGGGCCAGTACAAGCGCCGCGATGGCACGACCTTGAAGGTGGCCTCGCTGGCCGAGCTGGTGGCGGCCAAGAACGCTGAGCTCTCGGGCAAGACCAGTGCGCAGATTGCCAGCACGGTCAAGGCGACCGAAGGCATCCAGGCACCGTTTGACCGCGAAATCATTGGCGGCGCCGACGCCCCTGGCCGCAAGCGCATCCAGGCGGCGGTGGACAGCGCCACCGAGCAGTCCAAGCTGCTGGTGCAGGCGGCCAATGCCATCGGCATTACCAAGCTGACCCTGGTCCAGCCCTGACGAAGGACCGTTGCTGCACTATGTCTGTGAAGATGAATGACAAGAAGCCCGGTGGCCGCGTGCAGCGGCTGGCATGGGCAGCAGCGGGTCTGTGCGCGGCCACCGCCTTGGCGGTGGCCCTGCGGCCGGAGGCCAGCGCGGCGCAGACCAGCGCGGCTGCAAAGCCCGCCGCAGCGGCGCCCGCGCAAGACCCCAGTGAGATGACCGGCGGCGACACCACGGTGTTTGCCACCGGCAAGAACGCGTTCTCGTTTCCTTTTGCCTCTCTCGCCGATGAAGAGCGCACGCGCTTTGTCATCGGCAATTCCTTTTTCAAGCGCAACTGGGTGGAGGCACCGGCCTCGACCCGGCTGCGCGATGGCCTGGGCCCGCATTTCATTGCACGCAGCTGCGGTGGTTGCCACATCATGGACGGGCGCGGTGAGCCGCCAGAGTTCCACCGCACCTTGGGCCCCGATCCCGATCCCACGGTGGCGCTGCTGATCCGCCTGTCGGTGCCCGGCAAGGCCGATCCGCATGCCGGCGTGGTGCCCGAGCCGACCTATGGTGACTAGTTCAACAATGCGGCGGTGCAGGGCGTCAAGCCCGAGGGCATCGTGCGCATCCATGGCACGCCCATCCAGGGCCGCTTTGCCGATGGCACGCCCTACGAATTGATCCAACCCCGCTACGAGCTGACCGACCTGGGCTATGGGCCCATGGCCAAGGATGTGATGATCGGCCCGCGCATTGCGCCCCAGGTGGTGGGTGTGGGCCTGATTGAGGCGATTGCCGAGGCCGACATCCTCGCCAATGTGCGGGAGCAGGCGGCGCTGGCCGGCCCCATCAAGGGCCAGGCCAACCGCGTCTGGGATGCCTATGGCCAGCGCGAGGCGATTGGCCGCTTTGGCTGGAAGGCCAACTCGCCCAGCGTGGCGCACCAGACGGCCAACGCATTCTCGGGCGACATGGGCATCACCTCGCGCATCTTCCCGAACGAGAACTGCACCCCGGCGCAAAAAGACTGCCTGGCCGCGCCGCATGGCGGCGGTCTGGACAAGTCCACCGCCGGCCGCACGGCGGCCCAGGCGCGCGCCGATGCGCCCGAGATCGATGACAAGACGCTCGACGACGTGATCTTCTACCAGGCCACCTTGGCGCCTGCGGCCCGCCGCAATATCAATGATTCGGCCGTCAAGCTGGGCCAGCGCCTGTTTGCCCAGGCGCAGTGCGCCGTCTGCCACAAGCCCAGCTATGTGACCGGCCCCGGCCCCTTCCCACGGCTGACGGCCAAGAACATTGCCGGCCAGAAGATCTGGCCCTATACCGATCTGCTGCTGCATGACATGGGCCCGGCGCTGGCCGATGGCCGGCCAGACTTTCTGGCCAGTGGCCAGCAGTGGCGCACACCGCCGCTGTGGGGCATTGGCCTGATTCAGGATGTGAACGGCCACCAGCGCCTGCTGCACGACGGCCGTGCGCGCGGCGTGCTCGAAGCGATCCTCTGGCATGGCGGCGAGGCCGAGCAGGCCAAGCAGCAGGTGCTGAACATGGATGCCGCCGAGCGTGAAGCCCTGGTCAAGTTTGTGGAGTCGCTATGACGCAAGTTGGTTTGAAAACGGGGCCCGTCCAGGCCGCACAATCCTGGGGCAGGGCTTGCGCTCTGGTTGCCCTGGCCGCCATGGGCAGTTCTGCCCCGTTGGCGCAGGCGGCCGACACCCCCATGCCGTACTACACGGCTGCCCAGGCGCTGCAAAGCCTGTATGGCCAGCACCTGCCTGCCCGTGCGGCGGCGTTTACCCAGGCCGCCAATGCGCAGGACCAGGCGCTCGCCAGCTTCTGCGCCGGGCCGGCGGCGGCTGCCAAAACCGCAGCGGCGGAGTTGCGCGGCCAGTGGCAGCGCAGCCATACCGCCTGGCTGCAGTTGTCCACGCCCAGCGTGGGGCCCCTGGTGGAGCGCCGCTCGCTGCGGCAGATTGATTTCACGCCGATCCGCACGGCGCTGATCACCCGCGCCGTCAAAAAAGGCCCGCAAAGCGCTGCCGACATGGAGCTGGTGGGCACGCCCGCCAAGGGCTTTGGTGCGCTGGACTGGCTGCTGAGCCAGGGCCTGCAGCCAGCCAGCCCGGAATGCGCCTTTGCGCTGCAGGTGGCCAAAGCGATCAGCGCCGAGGCCCAAAGCCTGCAGGCCGCGTTCGAGCCCCTGCGCAGCAAGACCTGGAGCGTCGAAGGCTCGGAGAGCGAGCCCGACGATGCAGCCAGCCCCGGGGCCAAGGAGACGGGCGCGGCGATCGAGGAATGGGTCAACCAGTGGCTGGGCGGGCTGGAGCGCCTGCGCTGGGCGCAGATGGAAAAGCCGGTCAAGGTGGTCGAGGGCAGCAACAAGGCGCCCGCCTTTGCCCGCATCGCGATGGCCGACAACTGGCGCGAGTGGCAGACCCAGTGGCAGGCGCTGCATGCCCAGGCCTTGCTCACCCCCGCGCAGCGCCAGCAGCCCCCGGTGCCCGGCAAGGATCTGATCTCCATCGAAGCGCTGCTGCTCAGCAAGGGCCATATCGCCCTGGCCCAGCGCTGGCGCGACGCGATTGGCGTGGTCGATGCTGCGATGCCGGCCCCTGGCAAGACGCCTGCCAAGGAAGGGCCACAGGCCAACACCGAGATCCTCGCGCTCGCCACCAAGCTCAAGGGCATCACGGCGCTCTACCAGGCCGAGGTGGCGCCGGCGCTCGATATTCCGCTGGGCTTTAGCGACAGCGATGGCGACTGAGCGACCAGCCATGACCGACGCTGCGCTGTTGTCCACATCCCTGCCCCGGCGAGCGCTGCTGCGCGGGCTGGGTGCCTCGGCGATGGGCGCGCTGGGCCTGGCCGAACTGTCTTTTGCCAAAGACGCGGGCAGCACGCCGGGCGTCACCCGGCTGGCGGCAGTCTGGCGCGATGGCGCCAGTGCGATGGCGCAGGACTGGGCCGGTGTGCTCGAAGTGCTGCCGCAAAGCGGCGGCGGCCATGCCTGGCGCATTGCTGCGCGCACCGAGCTGCCCACCCGTGGCCATGGCGTGCAAACACTGCCCGGTGGTCAGCTGGTCTTTGCCGCCCGCCGGCCCGGGGATTGGCTGCTGCGCTGGCAGCCCAAAACAGGAGCGCTGCAATGGGCCTGGATGCAGGAGGACCGCTGCTTTAACGGCCATGTGGCACTGGCGGGCCCCGCGACGGCGCAGGCCTGGCAGGCCCAAGCGGGCGCCGGCGGTAGCGGGATGCTGTTCACCACCGAAACCGATCTGGAAGACAGCCAGGGCTGCATAGGCCTGCGCGATGCCACGAGCCTGGAGAAGCTGGCCGAATGGCGCAGCCATGGCATGGACCCGCATGAGCTGCTGGTGCTGCCCGCCGCGCTGGGCAAGCTGCCGGCCGGGACCCTGGTCGTTGCCAATGGCGGCATCCCCACGCAAAGCGAGACGGGCCGCAGCAAGAAATGGCTGGACAGCATGGACCCGTCGCTGGTCGCGCTGCACCCCTTTGACGGCCGCCTGCTGGGCCAGTGGAAGCTGCCCGACCCGCGCCTGTCGATCCGCCACCTGGCCTGGGATGCCGCGCGCCAGCGTCTGGGCATTGCGCTGCAGGCCGAGCATGAGGATGCACGGCGCCAAAGCGCCCCCATCTTCGCCGTCTGGGATGGCCAGCGCCTGCAGCTGGCGCAAGACCAGCCGCCGCTGGCCGGCTACGGCGGCAGCGTGGAATGCGCGCCGCTGGCGCAAGGCGGCTTTGTGGTGAGCTGCCCCAAGTCCGATTGCATGGCCTGGTTTGATGCCCAGGCGCGCTACCTGGGCAGCAGCCCTCAGGGCGATGTCTGCCCTGTGGCACTCGATGGCGCGCGGCTATGGGCCGGCGGCGGCCATGGGGTGACCGAGCGCAGCAGCCGCAGCCGCGAGCAAGCGGTGGCTGCGCTGGATACGGTGACCGGACTGATGTTTGACAACCACTGGCGCTTGGTGGGCTAAGGGACTGAGCCCAGCTGCGGTTTAGGCGCTGCGCTGCCGGCGCGCCATGCCCATGTCGATGGCCAGGCCGGCCGTCCAGCACAGCCAGGCGGTCCACAAGGTGTGGCTCATATAGTGGGCGCCGCGCATCTGCTGGCCCAGGCCCAGCAGCAGGCCCATCACCAGCGCCACCGCCAGCCACCAGCGCGCGGCGCGCGGTGTGTCGCGCGCCAGCGCAAAATAGCCGCCGACAAAGGAAAAACCGGCCGCCGCATGGCCGGCCGGAAAGCAGCGACCAGCGCCGCCATCATGTACCCCCCAGCGCCAGTGCGACACATACTCGGCCACGCCGCCAAAGACCGACAGGTCCCAGGGGCAGCTGGTGGCGCTGCTGCGCTTGAGGATGGCCACTACCGCAAGAGCCGCCAGAATGCTGACGAGCAGCTGCACCCGCCTGGCGGTAGGCAGCTTGCGCAGCAGGCCAAAGGGCATCCAGACGCCCAGGCTCAAGGCCAGCACGACCACCCAGCCCAGGTTGCGCATGCCCTGGTGCATATAGGTGACCAGAAAATGGTCGTCGCGCAGCGCAAAGCCCTGGGCCGTGCCCCAGAGGTGGGCCAGCGCCAGGTCCTGGCCTCCGGCATCCCACAGGGCGATCAGCACAAAACTGAGTACCGTGGCCAGCAGCCAGCGGCGGTTGTACAAGGGGGCGCGTGTATCGGCTAACGAGGCAGGGAGGCAGGAAGGCATCTGGCGATGCTGCGGCGGCTGGCTTAAGGGCTTCTTAATGTCCCGGGTGCAGGGCGCAGGCCATAGGCGCAACGACCCAAGTCATGCACAATGCCAGCCATGCGCATACTGATGGTGGAAGACGATGCCGGCATTGCAGAGGGCCTCAAAGCCAATCTGCAGCAGCGCGGCCATGCGGTGGACTGGTGCCCCAGCCTGGCCGAGGCCTGGCGCGCGCTGACGGCCGAGGGCTTTGATGTGGTGCTGCTGGACCTGGGCCTGCCCGATGGCGATGGCTCGCGCTTGTTGCAGCAGCTGCGCAATGCCCCGCCCCCCACCGGCCTGCGCAAGACCCTGCCCGATCCGGCCACGCCGGTCATCGTGCTGACCGCCCGCGACGGCGTGCATGACCGCATTGAAAACCTGGACCTGGGCGCCGACGACTACCTCTCCAAGCCCTTTGATGCCGAAGAGCTGCAGGCCCGGCTGCGTGCGCTGCTGCGCCGCGCGGCGGGCCGCGCCAATCCGCTGATCCACTACCGCGACCTGGTGCTGGACCCGGCCTTGCACCAGGTGCGCCTGGGGGGCGAAGGGGTCGAGCTCTCACCCCGGGCCTACACCATCTTGCTGATCCTGCTGCAGGCCCATGGCCGGGTGCTGTCGCGTCAGCAGTTGGAGGAAAAGCTCTACAGCTTTGATGCCTCGGTCGAGAGCAATGCGGTGGAGGTGCATATCCACCACCTGCGCAAAAAGCTCGGCGCCGACTACATCCTGACCATGCGCGGCGTGGGCTACTTCATGCCCCAGGACCAGGCATCGTGAACCTGGCGGCCAAGCCCCAGCGCCTGCCCCAGCTGCGCACCCGGCTGCTGGTCTGGATTCTGGCGGCGCTGGTCGTCGTCTGGGCCAGTTTTGTCTACTGGGCCTACCAGACCGGTATTGAAGAGGCCGATGAGCTGACCGACGGGCACCTGGCCGGCGTTGCTGCGCTGGTGCTCAATATCCCCTCCAACGCGCAGACCCCGCCGGGCCTGCCGACCGAGCGCGTGCCGCTGCCGGGGCTGCATGCGCATGACTACCAGCAGTCGATGAGCCTGCAGGTCTGGAGCGCCGAGGGCGACCTGGTGCTCAATGTCGGCAGTGCGCCGCACCTGCATTTTGCCGATGGGCGCAGTGGCTTTTTTGATGCGCAGCTAGGCCCCAAACACGAGGTCTGGCGCACCTTCACGCAGTGGAACACCGAGCACACGCGCAAGGTCGCTGTGCTGGTCAACCTGCAAGAGCGCGATGACCTGGCCGATGACATTGCCGGGCAGATGATTCTGCCCGGGCTGTGGCTGCTGCCGGTGGTCACCCTGGTGCTGGGGCTGACGATCCGCGCCGGCCTCAAACCCCTGACCCAGCTCTCGCGCGATGTCGAGCAGCTCGAGCCCGAGCAGGGCCAGCGCCTGTCTACCGGCCACAACTGGCAGGAGTTCCGGGCGGTGACCCTGGCGTTCAACCGCCTGCTGGACCGCAATGATGAGGCGATGGAGCGCGAGCGCACCTTGGCCAACCAGGTGGCGCATGAGCTGCGCACGCCGCTGGCCTCGATCAGCTTGCATGCGCAGTCGCTGCAAGGCGGGCTCGACCCCGCCCAGCAGGCCCAGGCGGTGCAGCGCCTGCATGCCGACGCGCTGCGCGCTGGCCATGTGCTCAACCAGATTCTGGCCTTGGCCCGCAGCAGCCGTGTGGCGCTGACCCAGCAGGCCGCGCCGGTGGACCTGGCGCAGCTGGCGCGCACGGTGGGGGCCGAATACGCCCAGGCGGCCTGGCGGCGCGGGGGCAGTGTGGCGGTGGAGCTGCCCGAGCAACTGTGGGTGAAAGGCCACGCCGTGCTGCTGGAGGTGGCCGTGCGCAATTTGGTCGAGAACGCGCTGCGCCACACCCCCGAGGGCACGCAGATCGAGGTGCAGGGCGGCAGCGATGGTGGGCAGTGCTGGCTGCAGGTCTGTGATGATGGCGGCCGCCTGCAGGAGAAGGCCGTGCCCGAGCCAGTGGACAGCCTGCAGCTGGGCCACCAGATTGTGCAGCGCATCATGGCTTTGCACGGGGGCACTTTCGAGCAGCTAGAGGCGCTGGCACCCTATACCACTTGCTACCGCCTCAGTATGCCTCTCGCCCAGATGGCCTGAGCTTGCTAAAATAGGCAGTTACCAAGCGGTTACCATGCCGCAGACATGAATCCAGGGTGTTGCAGCAGCGGTTGCAGCACTCTTTCTTTGCATTAGAACGGACCCGACCACCATGCCTTTGATCTCGATGCGCGAAATGCTCGACCATGCTGCCGAAAATGGCTACGGCATCCCTGCCTTTAACGTCAACAACCTGGAACAAGTCCAGGCCGTGATGTCGGCGGCAGACGAAGTCGGCGCGCCCGTGATCCTGCAGGCCAGCGCCGGCGCGCGCAAGTACGCCGGTGAGCCCTTCATCAAGCACCTGATCCAGGCCGCCGCCGAGATGTACCCGCACATCCCGCTGGTGATGCACCAGGACCACGGCACCACGCCCGAGATCTGCCAGGGCGCGCTGAACCTGGGCTTTGGCTCGGTGATGATGGACGGCTCGCTGATGAGCGACGGCAAGACCCCCTCGTCCTTTGACTACAACGTCGATGTGACCCAGAAGGTCGTTGCGATGGCCCACCAGATCGGTGCCACCGTCGAAGGCGAACTGGGCTGCCTGGGCAACCTGGAAACCGGTGAAGCTGGAGAAGAAGACGGCATTGGCGCCGAAGGCAAGCTGGACCACAGTCAGATGCTGACCGACCCCGAAGAAGCAGCCCTGTTCGTCAAGGCCACGCAACTGGACGCGCTGGCGATCGCCATCGGCACCAGCCATGGCGCCTACAAGTTCAGCCGCAAGCCCACGGGCGACATCCTGGCGATCTCTCGTGTCAAGGAAATCCATGCCCGCATCCCCAACACCCACCTGGTGATGCATGGCTCCTCGTCCGTGCCCCAGGAACTGCTGGCCATCATCAACCAGTACGGCGGCAAGATGAAGGAAACCTACGGCGTGCCCGTCGAAGAGATCCAGGAAGCCATCAAGTACGGCGTGCGCAAGATCAATATCGACACCGACATCCGCCTGGCGATGACCGGCGCGGTGCGCAAGTTCCTAGCCGAGAACCCCGACAAGTTCGACGCCCGCGAATGGCTCAAGCCCGCCCGTGAAGCCGCCAAGCAAGTGTGCAAGGCCCGCTACATCGAGTTTGGCTGCGAAGGCCAGGGCGGCAAGATCAAGGGCTACAGCCTGGAGCAAATGGCCAAGAAGTACAGCGCTGGCGACCTGGCCCAACTGGTCAAGTAAATCTGCCTGCCCTGCCAGTGCCTTGGGCGCTGGATGGCCCCAAAGCCTGCAATCGCTTGCGCGTTGCAGGCTTTTGCTTTTTGCCTAAGCGATGCGGCGATAACCGCACACGCGCACTGCGCCCGGTGTTTTTTGCACAATGCTTTGCATAGCAAACAAAGGAGCGCAAAGCATGCAGACAAGCCATTCCTGGGATCTGGATCTGGTGGTGATTGGCGGCGGATCGGGGGGGGTGCGGGCAGCCCGCATGGCGGCAGCACGGGGCGCCAAGGTGGCGGTGGTGGAGTCCAAGGCCATGGGTGGCACTTGCGTCAACGTCGGCTGCATCCCCAAAAAACTCTACAGCTATGCCGCTGGCTATGCCGAGGCCTTTGCAGAGGCGCGCGGTTACGGCTGGCAAATGCCCCAGGCGATTGCGCTGGACTGGCAGGCGCTCAAAGCAGCGCGCGCGCAGGAGATCTCCCGGCTCAATGGCATCTACGAGGGCCTGATGCGCAACGCGAATGTGGAGCGCATTGCCGGCCAGGGGCGGCTCGCCGATGCCCACACCGTGGTGGTCTCTGCCGATGGCGCCGATGTGCGCACCTTGACCGCGGCCCATATCCTGATCGCCACCGGCGGCACGCCGGTGCGCCCCGATCTGCCGGGCAGCGCGCATGTGATCGTCTCGGACGAGATGTTTGACCTGGCCGAGCTGCCGCGCCGGCTGGTGGTCGTGGGCGGCGGCTATATCGGCTGCGAGATGGCCAGCATCTTCCATGGCCTGGGCGTGCAGGTGAGCCTGCTGCACCGGGGTGACCAGATCCTGCGCGGCTTTGACGACGAGGTGCGCAGCTTTGTCGCCGAAGAGCTTCGCAAGAGCGGCGTGGACCTGCGCCTGAAGACCGAAGTGAAAGAGATCACCTGCGATGCAGCCAGCGGCGAGCGCACATTGACCCTGGCCGATGGGTCGGAGCTGAAGGCCGATCAGGTGCTGTATGCCACGGGCCGCAAGGCCAACGTCAGCGGCCTGGGGCTGGAGGCGCTGGGCATTGCGCTGGACAAAAGCGGCGCCATCGTCGTCGATGCGCAGCTGGCCACTGCCCAGCCCAGCGTGCATGCGCTGGGCGATGTAGTGGGGCGCATGGAGCTGACGCCAGTGGCCCTGGCCGAAGCGATGGCCTGGGTAGACCACCTCTGGGGCCCCGAGGCCGGCAAGGCCGCGCGCGTGATGGACTACGACAACATCCCCACGGCGGTGTTCACCCATCCACAGATCGGCACCGTGGGCCTGACCGAGGCCCAGGCCCGTGAGCGCCATGGGGCGGTGCGCATCTACCGCAGTGATTTCAAACCGCTGCGCCACACCTTGTCGGGCCGCAGCGAGCGCTGCCTGGTCAAGCTGGTCGTGGATGACGCCAGCGACAAGGTGCTGGGCCTGCATGTCGTGGGCGCCGATGCGGCCGAGATCACCCAGGGCTTTGCGGTGGCGATCAAAGCTGGTGCCACCAAGGCGCTGTTTGACCAGACGATTGGCATCCATCCGACGATGGCCGAAGAGCTGGTCACCTTGCGCGAAGTAAGCCGCATGTAAGCATCAGAACGCGGTAGTTGCTGCTTTGCAACATCTTATAAATTCTCTCTATAAAGGCCGCGTGTCTCGGGCATGATACGCGCTCTTTACAGAGGAGATACATATGAAGGAGTGGGTGTATCCGCGGGAGCGGACCCTGGGCGCCATCACGCTGGTTTTGGGCTTGCTGGCATGGTTGGCCATCTTGCTGATGACCGTGGGCACGGTACTGATCTACCTGCTCATCGCTTTCATTTTTTATCTCTTTGCCCAGTCTGCCTTGATTG encodes the following:
- the pyk gene encoding pyruvate kinase, giving the protein MISPKIRRATKIVATLGPASSEPALLEEMIRAGVNVVRLNFSHGKAQDHVDRARMVREAAQRAGREVAIMADLQGPKIRVGKFAEGKVMLEPGARFVLDASRQEPGDLQGVGLDYKELPRDVKPGDVLLLNDGLIVLTVDAVRGDAVHTTVKLGGELSNNKGINKKGGGLTAPALTAKDMDDIKTAMSFQADYVAVSFPKTATDMEMARQLCMVAAAEYRHRPGLIAKIERAEAIPHLEDILRVSDGIMVARGDLAVEVGHAAVPALQKKMIRMAREMDKVVITATQMMESMITNPVPTRAEVSDVANAVLDGTDAVMLSAETAAGKFPLETVLEMVDICAQAEASADWDVDTDFVGKTFQRIDQSIALGALFTATHLGAKALVAMTDSGSTALWMSRHRTQIPIYALTPKVATQRKMALYRNVRPLLMDTSADRDTALAQAEVHLKARDIVQSGDIYAITCGEPMGSPGGTNMMKISRVV
- a CDS encoding imelysin family protein yields the protein MSQRLVRRSVLGMALGLGLGAVAGVAAPAFAQTAAAKASKLDARAVAVGYSELVYANYSDSLASARDMQKAIAALLAAPSKETLEAARKSWLDAREFYGQTEAFRFYGGPIDDENGPEGQINAWPMDESYVDYVEGKSNSGFINDPKFKITKANLAKQNERGGEENIATGWHAIEFLLWGQDLSDTGPGERSFEDYVDGKRANADRRRLYLKVVTELLIDDLAGVTKAWAPGQKNYRAQFDKGGVESVRKIIIGLGSLSRGELAGERMEVPLNSQDQEDEHSCFSDNTHRDMVANATGIQNVWLGQYKRRDGTTLKVASLAELVAAKNAELSGKTSAQIASTVKATEGIQAPFDREIIGGADAPGRKRIQAAVDSATEQSKLLVQAANAIGITKLTLVQP
- a CDS encoding imelysin family protein translates to MGSSAPLAQAADTPMPYYTAAQALQSLYGQHLPARAAAFTQAANAQDQALASFCAGPAAAAKTAAAELRGQWQRSHTAWLQLSTPSVGPLVERRSLRQIDFTPIRTALITRAVKKGPQSAADMELVGTPAKGFGALDWLLSQGLQPASPECAFALQVAKAISAEAQSLQAAFEPLRSKTWSVEGSESEPDDAASPGAKETGAAIEEWVNQWLGGLERLRWAQMEKPVKVVEGSNKAPAFARIAMADNWREWQTQWQALHAQALLTPAQRQQPPVPGKDLISIEALLLSKGHIALAQRWRDAIGVVDAAMPAPGKTPAKEGPQANTEILALATKLKGITALYQAEVAPALDIPLGFSDSDGD
- a CDS encoding DUF1513 domain-containing protein → MTDAALLSTSLPRRALLRGLGASAMGALGLAELSFAKDAGSTPGVTRLAAVWRDGASAMAQDWAGVLEVLPQSGGGHAWRIAARTELPTRGHGVQTLPGGQLVFAARRPGDWLLRWQPKTGALQWAWMQEDRCFNGHVALAGPATAQAWQAQAGAGGSGMLFTTETDLEDSQGCIGLRDATSLEKLAEWRSHGMDPHELLVLPAALGKLPAGTLVVANGGIPTQSETGRSKKWLDSMDPSLVALHPFDGRLLGQWKLPDPRLSIRHLAWDAARQRLGIALQAEHEDARRQSAPIFAVWDGQRLQLAQDQPPLAGYGGSVECAPLAQGGFVVSCPKSDCMAWFDAQARYLGSSPQGDVCPVALDGARLWAGGGHGVTERSSRSREQAVAALDTVTGLMFDNHWRLVG
- a CDS encoding phosphatase PAP2 family protein yields the protein MPSCLPASLADTRAPLYNRRWLLATVLSFVLIALWDAGGQDLALAHLWGTAQGFALRDDHFLVTYMHQGMRNLGWVVVLALSLGVWMPFGLLRKLPTARRVQLLVSILAALAVVAILKRSSATSCPWDLSVFGGVAEYVSHWRWGVHDGGAGRCFPAGHAAAGFSFVGGYFALARDTPRAARWWLAVALVMGLLLGLGQQMRGAHYMSHTLWTAWLCWTAGLAIDMGMARRQRSA
- a CDS encoding response regulator transcription factor produces the protein MRILMVEDDAGIAEGLKANLQQRGHAVDWCPSLAEAWRALTAEGFDVVLLDLGLPDGDGSRLLQQLRNAPPPTGLRKTLPDPATPVIVLTARDGVHDRIENLDLGADDYLSKPFDAEELQARLRALLRRAAGRANPLIHYRDLVLDPALHQVRLGGEGVELSPRAYTILLILLQAHGRVLSRQQLEEKLYSFDASVESNAVEVHIHHLRKKLGADYILTMRGVGYFMPQDQAS
- a CDS encoding histidine kinase dimerization/phospho-acceptor domain-containing protein — translated: MAAKPQRLPQLRTRLLVWILAALVVVWASFVYWAYQTGIEEADELTDGHLAGVAALVLNIPSNAQTPPGLPTERVPLPGLHAHDYQQSMSLQVWSAEGDLVLNVGSAPHLHFADGRSGFFDAQLGPKHEVWRTFTQWNTEHTRKVAVLVNLQERDDLADDIAGQMILPGLWLLPVVTLVLGLTIRAGLKPLTQLSRDVEQLEPEQGQRLSTGHNWQEFRAVTLAFNRLLDRNDEAMERERTLANQVAHELRTPLASISLHAQSLQGGLDPAQQAQAVQRLHADALRAGHVLNQILALARSSRVALTQQAAPVDLAQLARTVGAEYAQAAWRRGGSVAVELPEQLWVKGHAVLLEVAVRNLVENALRHTPEGTQIEVQGGSDGGQCWLQVCDDGGRLQEKAVPEPVDSLQLGHQIVQRIMALHGGTFEQLEALAPYTTCYRLSMPLAQMA
- the fba gene encoding class II fructose-bisphosphate aldolase (catalyzes the reversible aldol condensation of dihydroxyacetonephosphate and glyceraldehyde 3-phosphate in the Calvin cycle, glycolysis, and/or gluconeogenesis) — translated: MPLISMREMLDHAAENGYGIPAFNVNNLEQVQAVMSAADEVGAPVILQASAGARKYAGEPFIKHLIQAAAEMYPHIPLVMHQDHGTTPEICQGALNLGFGSVMMDGSLMSDGKTPSSFDYNVDVTQKVVAMAHQIGATVEGELGCLGNLETGEAGEEDGIGAEGKLDHSQMLTDPEEAALFVKATQLDALAIAIGTSHGAYKFSRKPTGDILAISRVKEIHARIPNTHLVMHGSSSVPQELLAIINQYGGKMKETYGVPVEEIQEAIKYGVRKINIDTDIRLAMTGAVRKFLAENPDKFDAREWLKPAREAAKQVCKARYIEFGCEGQGGKIKGYSLEQMAKKYSAGDLAQLVK